In Oryza sativa Japonica Group chromosome 3, ASM3414082v1, one DNA window encodes the following:
- the LOC4333175 gene encoding subtilisin-like protease, whose amino-acid sequence MSSFTNLMINLLVLLALASLLSPAPALCYIHAGEAGSVVRTPNGTPPPPADAYRTYIVLVDPPPHGAATDDDGHRRWHESFLPGGRRMDDGADQARIIRSYTEVFEGFAARLTAAELAGVVSKKPGFVRAFPGRRTLRLMTTHTPEFLGLTRGAGFWRDVAGYGKGVVVGLLDTGVHAAHPSFDDRGVPPPPARWRGSCAVAATRRCNNKLVGVKSFVDGGGGGDDDVGHGTHTASTAAGNFVAGGASDRGLGAGTAAGIAPGAHVAMYKVCNGSGCDDDAVLAGFDEAMKDGVDVLSVSLGRWSSPPFDEDPIAIAAFSAVARGITVVCAAGNGGPEPSTVSNDAPWLLTVAAGSVGRSFSTTVLLGNGELVDGQALAQQPNSSTSYYPLHFSEKQPKCNELAGIVGDGVAGHLVVCQSDPVEDESVVSAMMATGAGGVVLINTESEGYTTVLEDYGPGMVQVTVAGGHNITEYARSSSSSAGGCKPNATVVFDNTLLSVHPAPTVASFSSRGPSKVAPGVLKPDVLAPGLNILAAWPPHLQHGGGGGGGGLFKVISGTSMATPHASGVAALVKSRHPDWLPAAIKSAILTTSDAVDGAGNPILDEHHERATAFLTGAGHINPARAADPGLVYDIAVADYAGYICALLGDAGLGTIVRNESLSCGKLDKNKIPEAQLNYPTITVPLPRSSSSAAPPPFTVNRTVTNVGPARSTYTMKLEIPRSLTMRVSPEKLVFSGVGEKKGFSVTVSGGGGGGEVVEGSLSWVSGKHVMRSPIVAVPQPYLKLGS is encoded by the coding sequence ATGTCATCCTTTACAAATCTCATGATCAATCTTCTTGTGTTACTGGCTCTAGCCTCCTTGCTCTCTCCTGCACCTGCACTCTGCTATATCCATGCAGGTGAAGCAGGCAGCGTCGTCCGTACTCCGAatggcacgccgccgccgccagccgacGCCTACCGGACTTACATCGTGCTCGTcgacccgccgccgcacggcgcgGCCACGGACGACGACGGGCACCGCCGGTGGCACGAGTCTTTCTTGCCGGGAGGCCGGCGCATGGACGACGGCGCCGATCAGGCACGGATCATCCGCTCCTACACCGAGGTGTTCGAGGGCTTCGCCGCGAGGCtcaccgccgccgagctcgccggcgtggtGTCCAAGAAGCCCGGGTTCGTGCGCGCGTTCCCGGGGCGCCGGACGCTGCGCCTCATGACGACGCACACGCCGGAGTTCCTCGGGCTGACGAGAGGCGCCGGGTTCTGGAGGGACGTCGCCGGCTACGGGaagggcgtcgtcgtcgggctGCTCGACACCGGCGTCCACGCCGCGCACCCTTCCTTCGACGACCGCggcgtcccgccgccgccggcgaggtggaggggctcctgcgccgtcgccgccacgcgGCGGTGCAACAACAAGCTCGTCGGCGTCAAGTCCTTcgttgacggcggcggcggcggcgacgacgacgtcggccaCGGGACACACACCGCGTCCACGGCCGCCGGGaacttcgtcgccggcggcgcgtcggACCGCGGCCTGGgcgcgggaacggcggccgggATCGCGCCCGGCGCGCACGTCGCCATGTACAAGGTGTGCAACGGCTCAGGCTGCGATGACGACGCCGTGCTAGCCGGGTTCGACGAGGCCATGAAGGACGGAGTCGACGTCCTCTCGGTGTCGCTCGGGAGGTGGTCGAGTCCCCCCTTCGATGAGGaccccatcgccatcgccgccttcagCGCAGTGGCGCGAGGCATCACCGTGGTGTGCGCGGCCGGCAATGGCGGCCCCGAGCCGTCGACGGTCTCGAACGACGCGCCGTGGCTGCTCACGGTCGCCGCAGGCTCGGTCGGCCGGAGCTTCTCCACCACCGTGCTGCTCGGCAacggcgagctcgtcgacggCCAGGCGCTCGCCCAGCAGCCCAACTCCTCGACCTCGTACTACCCACTCCACTTCTCGGAGAAGCAACCGAAATGTAACGAGCTCGCCGGAATCGTCGGAGATggcgtcgccggccacctcgTGGTCTGCCAGTCCGATCCGGTCGAGGACGAGTCCGTCGTGAGCGCCATGAtggccaccggcgccggcggcgtggtgcTGATCAACACCGAGAGCGAAGGCTACACGACCGTCCTCGAGGACTACGGCCCGGGCATGGTGCAGGTGACCGTCGCCGGTGGCCACAACATCACGGAGTACGCTaggtcgtcgtcatcatcagcCGGCGGCTGCAAACCCAACGCCACCGTGGTGTTCGACAACACGTTGCTCAGCGTCCACCCGGCGCCCACCGTCGCCTCCTTCTCGTCCCGGGGACCGAGCAAGGTCGCCCCGGGCGTGCTCAAGCCGGACGTCCTGGCGCCGGGGCTCAACATCCTCGCCGCATGGCCGCCGCACctccagcacggcggcggcggcggaggcggcgggctctTCAAGGTCATATCCGGGACGTCCATGGCGACCCCGCacgcgagcggcgtggcggcgctcgTCAAGAGCCGCCACCCGGACTGGTTGCCGGCCGCCATCAAGTCAGCCATCCTGACGACGTccgacgccgtcgacggcgccggcaACCCGATCCTGGACGAACACCACGAGAGGGCGACCGCGttcctcaccggcgccggccaCATCAACCCGGCGAGGGCCGCCGACCCAGGCCTAGTGTACGACATCGCCGTCGCTGACTACGCCGGCTACATCTGCGCGCTGCTCGGAGACGCCGGGCTGGGGACGATCGTGCGCAACGAGAGCTTGAGCTGCGGGAAGCTGGACAAGAACAAGATACCGGAGGCGCAGCTCAACTACCCGACCATCACGGTGCCGCTgccgcggtcgtcgtcgtcggcggcgccgccgccgttcacgGTGAACCGGACGGTGACGAACGTCGGGCCGGCCAGGTCGACCTACACGATGAAGCTGGAGATACCCAGGTCGCTGACGATGCGTGTGTCGCCGGAGAAGCTGGTGTTCTCCGGTGTCGGCGAGAAGAAGGGCTTCAGCGTGACggtgagtggcggcggcggcggcggcgaggtggtggagggAAGCTTGAGTTGGGTGTCTGGGAAACATGTCATGCGCAGTCCGATTGTCGCCGTTCCCCAACCGTACCTGAAGTTAGGAAGCTAG